The Trichosurus vulpecula isolate mTriVul1 chromosome 3, mTriVul1.pri, whole genome shotgun sequence genome includes a window with the following:
- the NRSN2 gene encoding neurensin-2, translated as MMPARERPCACGRGPHEDHGKWNGVRSYLHLFYEDCGGAAHPEEVEDPTPNNQDTCDWSSSFWKGVVSLSLLLLLLGAAALTTGYAVPPKLEGIGAGEFLVLDQRAAQYNKALGTCRLAGSALCAVAAILLSTCMLLVLLTRLKPEPKAEPADREDEEAQQRAPILCQRPQSCLEPGSHELTLPLKNCVILEEETEDQAEEETFLSQRESVAEVENRPRSPDSHSSAISNELAPRGGELGFLDGDMSVSLEEIDVSMLCPPKPVSQVSPSWVQQQEVSFLPSPPGGNLCPGLA; from the exons ATGATGCCTGCTCGAGAAAGGCCGTGTGCCTGCGGCCGTGGCCCCCATGAGGACCATGGCAAGTGGAATGGGGTCCGTTCCTACCTGCACCTCTTCTATGAGGACTGTGGAGGTGCAGCCCACCCTGAGGAGGTGGAGGACCCCACTCCAAATAACCAGGATACCTGTGACTGGTCCTCCTCCTTCTGGAAG GGAGTTGTGTCCTTGTCTCTCCTCTTGCTGCTCCTGGGAGCTGCTGCCCTGACCACGGGCTATGCTGTGCCGCCTAAGTTGGAGGGCATCGGAGCAGGAGAGTTTCTGGTTCTGGACCAGCGAGCGGCTCAGTACAACAAGGCTCTAGGCACTTGCCGCCTAGCGGGCAGTGCTCTCTGTGCTGTCGCTGCAATCCTGTTGAGCACTTGCATGCTCTTGGTCCTGCTGACCCGACTCAAGCCAGAACCCAAGGCAGAGCCTGCGGACAGGGAGGATGAAGAAGCGCAGCAGCGGGCACCCATCTTATGCCAGAGGCCCCAGAGCTG TCTGGAACCTGGATCTCATGAACTCACTCTGCCGCTGAAGaactgtgtgattttgg aggaagaaactgaggaccaggctGAAGAAGAAACTTTCCTATCTCAAAGAGAGTCGGTGGCAGAAGTGGAAAACAGACCCAGGTCGCCCGATTCCCACTCCAGCGCTATTTCCAATGAACTAGCTCCCAGGGGTGGAGAACTGGGCTTTCTGGATGGAGACATGAGTGTATCCCTGGAAGAAATTGATGTCTCCATGCTCTGCCCACCCAAGCCAGTTTCTCAAGTATCCCCATCCTGGGTCCAACAGCAAGAGGTATCCTTTCTCCCATCACCACCAGGGGGCAACCTGTGCCCAGGACTGGCCTAG